Genomic window (Dehalobacter sp. 12DCB1):
ACTTCTTTGACTTTTTCAATGAATGCACTCGGACTCTGGTCAATCCCCAAATCGAAGACTTCAAATCCAGCTGCTTCAGACATGCTTCTGAAAATGTTCTTGCCAATATCGTGCAAATCGCCTTCGACTGTTCCCATTACGATCTTGCCTACTTTAGCCGAATTGTCACTGCCGATTACCGGTTTCAGGATATCGATGGACTGGGTTAAGAGTTCACCGGCAAAGATCAAATCGCCTACAAAGTACTCACCGCTTTCAAATAGTTCGCCTACTTTTGCCATCCCCTGCTGGCAGGCAGCAACGACGGACTGAGCCTCTTCTTCGGTAGGTTTCGATGCAACGAAGTCATTCAGCATACCCATCAGTTTATCTTCGTCCAGGTCACCTACGGCATCTGTTAACACTTTCAAATCGATCATTTTCATTTCCTCCTTAAAAATTAATAAAGCGAAAAATTGTATCTGCTTAATGCTAATATCTCGTTTCTATAACTGAAATGATATCCTCAGGTAACTAAGAAATATAATGATAGTAAGTTTTTCTCTCTCTGATTAATCAATTGTACTGAAATCACGATTCAAATTAAGAGTTTAGAATATCTAAATTGCATGCTTTATTTATCTATATACTTGTTTGCACTCCCCCTGTCTGGTACGTATTCTCTGAATCAATGACTCCAGTTGCAACCGCATTTCGCCACCGTTGGTGTATATCTGTATCTACAAGCTGGCGAAAAAAATTATTAGTCTCGCGAAACTTGAACGAGTCTAATCTGATTTGGTATTTGCATTTTTCCTATACACTATACATTTTACCATTAGACCGGGAGTATTCACAATAGAAAAGGTGACCATTTTGACAAAAAAACGCCAAAATTTTCAGAATAATGCATCTCTCCGTTCGGTTTGCAGATCACTGAAAGATTACTACCTACCTCACACTAAAGCTGATCTATTCTGAACAATCTGCGGGCATTTTCACTGCTCAGACGGGCTACTTCCCCGACCTCCATTCCCCTGATTGCCGCAATTTTTGCCAACACCTCACGTATATAAGCAGGCTCATTTCGTTTACCGCGGTAGGGATCAGGAGTAAGATACGGACAATCCGTCTCAATCAAGAACCTGTCTTTTGGCACCTTTTCCGCAACTTCAGGGGCATGGCGGGCATTTTTGAAAGTAAGCGGCCCCGAAAAAGACAAATAAAAACCCATAGCCAAAAGTTCTTTTGCCATTTCCCAAGAGCCCGAATAAGAATGAAAAACACCGCCGGCCTCAGGAAGATTATTTTTAATCATTTGGAGAATATCCCCATGTGCATCCCGGTTATGGATGATCACCGGTAAACCAGCTTCATTGGCCAGTTTTAATTGATGAATAAACCACTTGCGCTGGTCATCCCGGGGAGAAATGTCCCTGTAATAATCCAAACCAATTTCTCCCCAGGCAACAACTTTCGGGTTCTGCGCCAATCTGAACAACGTCTCCCAGGTTTTATCCGTACAAGTTTCAACATCGTGCGGATGAATGCCTACTGCTGCATAAATAAATGGGTATTCTTCAGCCAGCCTCACCGAATCCTGGCTCGTCTTTTCGGTAGATCCGACGTTTACAATCGTCGTTACACCAGCTGCGGTAGCTCGGGCAATGGTCTCATCCCTGTCCGGGCTAAACTGGCTGTCCTCCAGATGCGCATGCGTATCCCAAATCATTTGACCTGAGCCCCTGTCGGAAGATCTTTCTGAACAGTAAGTACTTCCAGCTCTCCATCCTGCGACGCTGCCAGAATCATTCCCTGGGACATGATTCCGCGGAGCTTGGCAGGCTTAAGATTCGCAACCAGAATGACCTTTTTGCCGACAAGCGCTTCTGGGCTGTAATGCTGGGCAATACCAGATACAATCGTTCTACGCTCCCCACCCATTTCTACTTCCAGTTTTAACAGTTTGTCGGCTTTTTCTACTTTTTCTGCCTGCAGCACTTTAACAACCCTGAAATCCATTTTGGCAAACTCTTCAATGCTGATTTCTTCCTTAAGCGGAGCCATCTCCGCCATGTGCAGCGGATTTTCCGGCTGCGAAGAACTGACTTCTAGATTTACTTCTTGTTGATGGTCTGTATTCCCCTGCACCTGTGTGCCACACCTTTCTATTTCAGAATTGACCTGCTCAAGATATGCGGAGACATCGATTCTCGGGAAAATGGCTTCTCCCTTTCGGATGGCCGTACCCGGCTGAATAACATTCCAGCTGTCTGCCTGTTCCCAGTCCTTGAAGAAATCTGTATCTCCTAGGAGGGGTTTGATTTTTCTCGGTACTCCCGGCATAAAGGGGGCGCATAAAATGCCTAGGATCCTAATGCACTCCATAAATGTATAAAGCACCGTATCCAGCCTGTCCTGATTATCCTCACTTTTCGCCAGATTCCAGGGAGCTGTCTCATCGACATATTTATTGCACCTGCTGACAAACTGCCAGATGACCTCAAGCGCAGCCGCCGTATCACAGGCCAGCATTTTTTCTTCTGTCCCTTGTTTTACCGTGCTACTTAAATCTCTGATCTCCCTCTCCAGATCGGTATTTTCTCCGGGTTCTGGGACAATTCCATTCCGGTATTTTACGACCATGGCCAAGGTGCGAGACACAAAATTTCCAAGATCATTCGCCAGATTACTGTTTAATTTTTCGACCAGATCATCCTCTGAGAAAGTACCGTCCAACCCATACTGTAGTTCTCTTAACAGAAAATACCGAATGGGATCAGCGCCATATCTCTGAATCAATTGGAACGAATCCTGAACGTTTCCTCTTGACTTGGATATTTTTCCACCTTCTTTACTTAAGAACCATCCGTGGCCAAAAACCTTCTCGGGCAAAGGAAGATCAAGCGCCATCAAAATAATTGGCCAGATAATGGTATGGAAACGGACAATATCTTTGCCAACAAGATGAACACTGGCTGGCCAGTAAGTTTTGTATTTTTCGCCGTCAGGATAGCCCAACGCAGAGATATAGTTGATCAGGGCATCGAGCCAGACATAGACCACATGTTTCGGATCAAAAGGAACCTTGATGCCCCACTGGAAGGTCGTACGCGATACACAGAGATCTTCAAGCCCGCCTTCAATAAACCGGATCATTTCATTTCTTCTCGAAGCAGGCTGAATAAAATCGGGATGGTCCTGAATATATTGCAGCAGTCTGCCACTGTATTTGGACATCCTGAAAAAGTAACTTTCTTCTTTCAGAAGTTCCACATTTCTTCCACAATCCGGATTCGGACATTTTCCGTCAACAAGTTTGTTCTCTGTCCAGAAAGTTTCACAAGGTGTACAGTACCAACCTTCGTATTCGGATTTGTAAATATCGCCCTTTTCATAAAGCCTTGTAAATATTTGCTGTACGACTTTGGCATGCCGTTCTTCTGTTGTGCGGATAAAATCATCATTGGAAATGTCAAGCAGTCTCCAGAATTCCTTAAATTTATCGACGATTCCGTCAACATATGTAAGCGGATCCATTCCGGCATTTTCAGCAGTCCGTACAATTTTTTGCGCATTCTCATCCGTCCCGGTCAAAAAATAGACATCATCGCCCTTCATTCTTCGCAGACGGGCCATCGCATCGGCAGCAATAGTCGTGTACGCAGTGCCGATATGAGGACTGGAATTAGGATAATAAATAGGTGTGGTAATATAATATTTCACAGGAATAGACCTCCTTTTATTTACGGTAGACAATTCGTTATCATCAGTAGTTTCAATGTTTACTTTGTTTGTTATTCTCTTGATAAATATAGGAAACTTCAACAAATACTGTCAAGGCCAATAAATTTATTTCGACAAACAAAATGTTATAATTTAAAAAATTGATAAATACTATATATTTTTTCTGACGAAAAAGCGTTTTTAGAACTTTTCGCCTATTGACTTTTTCAGGCATGATTGGTAACATTAGGATGATATATGTCGAAACTTGTTGAGAAAGGGGATGAAAATTATGAAATCCACAGGAATTGTGAGAAAAGTTGATGAATTGGGTCGGGTCGTATTACCAATCGAACTTCGCAGAACATTAGGAATTGATGAAAGAGACGCTTTGGAAATATATGTTGACGAAGAAAAAATCATACTTAAAAAGTATGAGCCAGCTTGCGTCTTCTGTGGCAATGCTTCCAATGTTCAAGTATTCCGCGGGAAGAATGTGTGTCGTGAATGTGCCGCGGCAATGGGGGAAGCTGCTGCTTCAGAAAATAAAGCCGGTTGAAAATCTGACTTTCCGGACAGGAGGTAAATGGTTACTTCCTGTTTTTTTTGTTCGTTTTGTCACTTCTGTTCCAGAAAAGCCTTATAGATCATACTTTTACTCATACCATATTTTTTAGCAACCATTTTCATTGCTTCCTTGCGATCTCTGCCGCCTTTTTCAATTTCTCGAAGGTCCTCCATCCAGCGGGAAGGGTCTCCGGGATCAATGTTTTTTTCTGCAGGCGCTAGAATGATACAGCATTCACCTTTTACCGGTGCAAGCCGAAATTCCTGCAAGAGCTCACTTGTGAGACCCCGGTGTACCGTTTGGTGCAGTTTAGTCAGTTCCCTGGTTACCGCAGTCTGACGGTCCCCAAGAATCTCTAGAATGTCCTCCAGTGTTGCTTTGATCCGGTGTGGTGCCTCATAGAGAATAATGGTGTAAGGGATTTCGGTCATTTCTCTCAGAATTTTCTTACGCTCTGTTTTTGTTGAAGGTAAAAATCCCAGAAAGAGAAAATTCTCCGCCGGCATCCCCGACAGAACAAGTGCTGTTAAAGCGGCGTTGGCACCAGGTAAAACGTCAACACAGATTTTTTCTTCCTGACAGCAGGTGATAAGTATATGACCAGGATCAGATATCCCGGGCATTCCCGCATCAGAGACCAATGCACAGCTTTTTCCTTCTTTTAAGAAGTGAACAATCTCCTCGGCACGCGATTTCTCATTATGGTCATGATAACTTAAAAGAGGGGTCTTAATGTGATAATGATCGAGAAGTTTTTTTGTGTGCCTTGTATCTTCAGCAGCTATAAAATCGACTGCTTTCAGTGTTTCGAGCACCCGAAGCGTAATATCTCTTAAATTGCCGATTGGAGTGGCACAGACATACAAAATCCCTGTTTGCGGCATAATATCCTCCGGTCGTCAGTCTTTACGAAGAAAAGCATTGCAGAAAAGACAGCTTCCTTCGACAGGTTCGCCAAAATAAATATGGCAGACATGAAAACCTTCCTGATAGAGCTTTTCAAGGTTTTCCTGTGCTTCCTTTTGAATTTTGGCTGCATTTTTTTGTACTCTGACCGTATCTGCCTCTGAAACGGCACAAAGCTGCCTTTTCAGTTTGACATTTTCTTCTTCCAGATACTCAACATATTGCCTAAGGCTTTTAACTTCACTTAAAAGCCTTGAGATATTTTCTTCAACTTCAGTAATTGCCTGATATAGCTGGCCCAACTCTATTCCTCCGCTTCTTCGGCAACGAGTTTGCGCAATTCTTCCTGGCTCTCCTTATCATATGCCTCAGAGAAAATTTGATTCTCTTTGGGTCCCTTATTTAATGTGTTGTGGCATTCATAGCAACCATTCTCATATTTAAGACAGCACATCAACCTTCCACAAATACCGGAAATTTTTGTCGGGTTAAGCGAAAGATTCTGATCTTTGGCCATCCGGATCGATACCGGTTCGAAATCTCCCAGGAAAGAGCTGCAGCACAGCTCCCTGCCACAGGAACCAAGTCCGCCAAGCATTTTCGCCTCATCCCGCACCCCGATCTGTCGGAGTTCTATGCGAGTACGGAATACGGAGGCCAGATCTTTTACCAGCTCCCTGAAATCCACCCGGCCTTCGGCTGTAAAAGAAAAAATAATCTTATTGCCGTCAAAAGTATATTCTACATCAATCAGTTTCATCGGAAGCTGATGGGCATGAATTTTTTTGAGGCATATCTGAAAAGCCTCTTTTTCTTTCTTCTCATTGTTTTGATAGATTTCTTCATCTTCGGGTGTTGCTAAGCGCAGCACCTCTTTGAGTGGCGATACCACTTCCTCTTCAGAAATTTCTTTCAACGGAATGACCGCTTTACCGTATTCCATTCCCCGTACCGTCTCCACAATAACACCGTCGTTCGGCTTTATATTGAGACTGCCGGGGAGAAAATAATAAATCTTGCCGGCTTTCTTGAAACGAATACCAACAACTTTAGCCAATATCGGTTCCTCCCAATTTCAATTGTTTTAGGGCCAGTACTTCCAGTGCCAGCCTGTGATTAACCTGTCTGCGGACGGCTTCTGTCATTTGTGTAATTTCTTTGAGAACCTGAGGTGACTGCTGCCCTTTAACCACCATTTCTTTCAGGACAATAGCCAGGACCTGCAGTAGAAGCTGGCCTTCTTCTCTTTCCATCGGAAAAAGCGCAAACATTTTCAGGAAATCTTTTTTTTCAATAGCCTCCAGATAGTTTCCCGTCAGACTCTTGATCCTGTTCAGACCGTCTTCCTGGATTTTCCTTGCCAAATCTGGATCTCCGCCGCTAAGCCGAAAAGCATCCGTCCCCTCCAGCCAATTGCTTTCTACCGGTGAAGAAAAGTAGACTTCCTGAGCACGGCTCCTTAAGGTATTTATAACTCCCTCGGCATTTCCTGTACTTAAGACAATCAACGTATCATCCGGTGGCTCCTCGGCTAGTTTAAGCAGCGCATTCGCAGCAGGGAGTGTAAGCTTGTCTGCCTGGTCAATCAGACATATCCGGAATTTTCCTTCATAAGTCTTTCGATAAAGTTTTTCCTGTATCTGAAAAATCAGTTCGATGCCAATCGATGTTTTTTGAGGCCTGATAATATAAAAATCAGGGTGATTGCCGGATAACATTTTTCGGCAATCCGGACACTCCCTGCAGGGTTTATTTTCTTTTCTACAGTTTAACATGAGAGCAAGATCTCGAACAGCCCTTTCTCTTTCAATTGTTCCACTACCGTGAAATAAGAGAAAATGAGCCATTCTTCCTTCTAGCGCTGCTTTTGTTAATAATGTATAATTGATCCCCATGATTCTATCCACCTTAAATATTCACTGCGAGAATTTCTCCGCGTTCCAAACCATCCCATCCCTGCCAGTTATATCCCCGGGCCCTGTCCAGATATTCCAGCACAAAAGAGGTAATCTCCTCTCCTGCCGCAATAATCGGGATACCCGGTGGATAAATAGAAATTGTTTCTGCAGAAATCAAACCCAGGGCATCCTTTAGTTTTACTGATCTTTTCGCTGCCAGCCATGCCTCCCTCGGCGTCAAATGCATTGGAGGGATAAGCAGGGCAACGTCTGATCCGGCAGAATTCAGAGATTGATCCGTTCTACGCTCCTTTTGCTGTCCTGCCGGCGGACGGTACTTGTCCACCAGGTATTCCAGCGCCCTAGTCAAGTGACGTACATCCTCAGGCCTGCTACCTACGCCAAGCATAAAAAGGATATTTTCTTTGTCCCATAATTCAGGCTCAATCTGGAATACCTTTCTTAGAAAATCTACGGCTTCAAACGCAGTCAAGCCCAAACCCGAAACATTGATCAGAATTTTGGACCAATCAACATCATAAATGCCATATTTCCCGGAGTCCTTACCTGTAAGTATCCGAAAAGATTCCTCCAGTTTTTGGTGCAGCAGACATACTTCTACGTAAAGATCCTGCCATATTTGTGTCTGTGTTAATCCTTCAAGCGCGGTTTCCAGAGAAGCCATTAGAAGATAGCTCGGACTGGAAGTCTGCAGAAATTCCAATGATTTTTTGAGGGCCGTACGGTTAACTCTGCTGCCCTGTACATGGAGCATTCCGGCCTGAGTAAGCGCCGCGAGGGTTTTATGAGAACTATGGAGCACCAGGTCCGCTCCTTCGGCTACAGCGCCGGCAGGGAATAGTCCTCCCTGCAAATGGGAACCATGAGCCTGATCCACCAAGATCGGAATTAAGGGAGCATTCCTGTCCCTTTGCTTGATGATTGTTTTGAGATCTGTGACTGTTCCGTAATAACTTGGGCTCGTCAGATGCAATGCCCCGATTCCTGCCAAATTTCCGGAATATTCTGCCGCATTCATTCCTAGCGCCAGATGAAAATCCGGATGGATAATCGGAGCAATATATTCGGGAGAAATCCCCGACACGATCAAGGCACCAAAAACAGACCGATGCGCCCTGCGGTCAATTCGGACCTTTCTGTCTGTCCGTAGAATTCCGGCCATTAGTGCTGCAAACATCGCCTGATTGCCTGCAGTACCTCCGTTAATCAGAAAAAAGGTCTCTTCCGATCCATAAGCTTCCGCAGCTCTTTTCTGTGCTTCAGCAATAATCCCATGTGGATGGTGGAGCATATCCAACTCTGGAAGTTCCGTCAAATCATAATCCGGGAACATCATTCCAGACAGTAGTTCCTTACTTCCTTTATGACCAGGCGTATGAAACGAAACCATACGCTGCCCACAGTAGTCATCAAGTCCTTTTTTCAGTGAATCCACCGGGTTCCTCCCCACAATAGGTATCATTTTATTTTAGCATATTTCCGCTTGTATTTCACCTTTGTTTTAGCGATTTGACTGTCCACATATGTAATCCGCAGATTGTCCGTATAGGACTTTCCGTATAAGCAGTAAATTCTCCTGATACTTTGGAGTCCGTACATCCGCAGTCATAATTTGTTCTTCACAAGCTGAGCAAATAAACTTTCCGGCAAGACGAAACCCGTCATACAGACCATTTAAGGGAGTATTCCGGCACAGTGAACAACGTGGATAAATATTATGCATTTGAAATTCATTCCTTTCAGTTAACCAGAATACTTACTGTTCATAGTATATTCTTCCCTTAAAAAAGGGTTATTAGTACCTTTTGCCGGATATGGAAAACTAAAAAAGAAGCTGCTGCAGGCAAATGTTCAATCATCCGCCTGCAGCAGCTTGTGTCTGTTCTCCAATGTTGCAGTGTTAGTTCCAATCCTGATCATTCAGGCGTTTGTAAGATTTGTAGCGTTCTCCAGCAAATTTTTCGGCTCCTTTAAAGAGGTCTTCCGCCGTATCCGGGAAAGTACGAAGCAAGGAGCTGTATCTTACTTCAGACATGATAAAATCTCTGAAGGACGCCGATGGCTCTTTCGAATCGAGGGTAAATGGTTTTTCTCCTTTTTCGAAAAGATCCGGATTATAACGGTACAGATGCCAATACCCGGCTTCAACAGCTTTCTTGGCCTGTGTGACACTTGTCGCCATACCGGAACGAATGCCATGGTTGATACAGGGTGCATACGCAATAACCAGAGAAGGTCCTTTGTACGCCTCTGCCTCCTGAATGGCCTTTAAAGTCTGAGTCATATTGGATCCCAGAGCAACCTGGGCAACGTAAACGTAGCCGTAGCTCATGGCCATCATGCCAAGGTCCTTTTTGCGGATTTTCTTGCCGGCTGCAGCAAATTTAGCAATGGCAGCACGCGGTGTTGCCTTGGAAGCCTGACCGCCTGTATTCGAATAGACTTCTGTGTCCAGAACCAGAATATTCACATCATCGCCTGAAGCTAGGACATGATCCAGTCCGCCGTACCCAATATCATACGCCCAGCCGTCTCCGCCGATGATCCACTGTGATTTTTTGACCAAGTGATCTTTCTTCTCCCAAATCTTTTGCAGAAGTTCATTGGACTTCACATCGACGGAAGCAAAAGCGGCTAACACTTTTTTGGCAGCGGCCTTGGAGGTATCTCCATTATTCATATTCTCTATCCATTCCTGGAAAGCTGCTTTCATTTCCGCAGGAATATCCAGACTTAGGGCCTGCTTCATTTCGTCGGCCATTCTGCTGCGCATCTGCTGAACACCAAGATACATACCATACCCGTATTCAGCATTGTCTTCAAACAAGGAGTTGGCCCAGGTAGGCCCTTTACCTTCTTTGTTGGTGGTATATGGAATGGAAGGAGCACTGCCACCCCAGATCGACGTACAGCCTGTGGCATTAGCAACCATCATCCGGTCCCCAAACAGCTGGGTTAAGAGTTTTACATAGGCAGTCTCTCCGCAGCCGGGGCAAGCACCGCTGAATTCAAGCAGCGGTTTAATAAACTGGCTGTTTTTCACAGAATACTTATTGCTGATTTTGTTTTCTTTATCACTTAAAGTCACCGCATACTCCCAGAGAGGCGCCTGAATCGCGGTCATCTCTTCGACCTCTTTCATAACCAGCGCTTTTTCCTTTGCCGGACAAATATCCGCGCAGTTGCCGCAGCCTGTGCAGTCGAGTGGGCTGACCTGTATACGGTACTGGAGTCCAGCAAGATCTTTGCCGGCAGCCTTGACTGCAGCAAAAGCTTCTGGGGCCTGAGCCGCTTCCTGCTCATCCATCAGGAAAGGCCGAATGGCGCTATGCGGACATACATAAGAGCACTGGTTGCATTGCGTGCAGTTCTCTTTGATCCATTCAGGAATCGCAGTGCCAATCCCGCGTTTCTCGTAAGCTGAGGTACCTAAAGGGAACGTGCCATCTTCACGGCCTAAAAATGCACTTACTGGAAGTTTGTCGCCTTCCTGAGCGGCCATAACACGCGCAACATCTTTAATAAAAGTAGGATCGTTATCATTGCCAAGGAAAATGCCCTTCTTGGCATCGGCCTCAGCCCAAGATGCGGGAACTTCAACTTTGACAAGCGCGTCACATCCAGCGTCAATTGCTTTGTTGTTCATGTCAACAATTTCTTGTCCCTTTTTGCCATAGGCTTTGATAACCGAATCTTTCAAGTACTGAAGCGCATCCTCCAGCGGAATGACTTTGGCCAGCTTGAAGAAGGCCGACTGCATAATCATATTGATCCTGCTGCCGAGTCCAATTTCTCTGGCAATCTTGCCGGCGTCAATAATATAGAACTTGGCATTCTTGTCTGCAATGGCTTTTTTTAGCGCATCAGGAAGCTTTTCATCCAGTTCTTCGACCGGCCACTGACAGTTTAGTACGAACGTGCCGCCAGGTTTCAGTCCTTTCAGAAGATGATATTTATCCACATAGGACTGGTTATGGCAGGCAATGTAGTTCGCGGTATTGACAAGGTAAGGCGCTTTAATCGGGGTTTTGCCAAATCTCAGATGCGATACGGTCGTACCTCCTGATTTCTTGCTGTCATAGGCGAAATAAGCCTGCGCGTAGAGATTCGTGAAATCTCCGATAATTTTAATCGCCTGCTTATTAGCACCGACGGTTCCATCCGCACCAAGTCCCCAGAACTGGCAGCTAATGGTTCCTTCCGGGGTTGTATCAATAAATTGCTTCTCTTCTAAAGAAGTAAACGTAACATCGTCAATAATTCCAATGGTGAAACCATGCTTAGGGCTTTCTGCTTTCAGATTTTCAAATACGGCAAGAATTTGAGAAGGGGTGGTATCCTTTGAACCTAGACCATAGCGTCCACCGACAATGACCGGCTTTTCCGTCTGTTTGGAAAAAACATCCGCAACGTCAAGGTATAAAGGCTCGCCAAGGGAACCCGGCTCTTTAGTACGTTCCAATACAGCTATTTTCTTGACTGTCTTGGGCAAAGCTGCAATAAAGTGTTCCGCGGAAAAAGGCCTGAACAGACGAACCCTTAGTACACCTACTTTTTCGCCCTTGGCTGCGAGGTAATCAATCGTTTCACTGATCGTATCTCCGACAGAACCCATAACAATAATAACCCGCTCAGCATCCGGAGCTCCATAATACTGAAAAAGCTTATATTCACGCCCTGTAAGATCCTTGTATTTTTGCATATATTCTTCGACAATCCCAGGGACCGCCTGATAAAAACGATTACTGGCTTCGCGGGCCTGAAAGTAGATATCGGGATTCTGGGCGGTCCCTCTGAGACAGGGATGTTCAGGATTCAAGGCATTGTCTCTAAACTGTTTCAATGCTTCCCAATCAAGCAATGTTCCTACTTCTTCATACTCCGGTACGTTGATCTTGGAAATTTCATGAGAAGTCCTGAAGCCGTCAAAGAAATGAAGGAACGGCACTCTGGCTTTTATGGCAGAGAGGTGAGCGATGTAAGCAAGATCCATGGCTTCCTGTACACTTCCGGAACTTAACATCGCAAAGCCGGTCATCCGGACAGACATGACATCCTGATGATCGCCAAAGATGGACAAGGCATGTGCCGCAAGTGCTCTGGCACTGACATGAAAGACACCGGGCAGCTGCTCACCGGAGACTTTATACATATTAGGAATCATCAGAAGCAGCCCTTGAGAAGCCGTATACGTCGTAGTAAGGACTCCAGCCTGCAGCGAACCATGAAAAGCACCGGCGGCTCCGCCTTCTGATTGCATCTCAACTACCTTCATCGGTTGGCCAAAAATATTTTTGCGGCCATACGCAGCCCATTCATCAACAAGCTCTGCCATGTCGGATGAAGGGGTAATCGGGAAAATAGTAGCTACTTCGGAAAACGCATATGAAGCATGCGCAGCAGCTTCGTTCCCTGACATTGTTTTCATTTTCGACATTTGTTTCTCCTCCTCGATCTTCTTGTTTGTTTTTCTTTCGTTAGAGATAACCCCTATCCGACGGACTAAATAAAAGAAACTAAAAAAATAACATTAACGGATTGAAAATGTTGCTTCGGCCAGTAGTATGCGATTGGGTAAACTACCTGGATTAGGCTACAAATACAGGGAACTATTATTTTATGATAGTCCCCTGCCATTTTAGTATACTTTTTATTTCTTCCATTCGTCAAGCTTCATTTTCTTGCAAAAGAGCTTATTTTAAAAAAATACTGTATTCAATCTGACAATTTATATTCCTATTAATTGCAGAACAGCAAGCACAATTACCCCAGGAAATCCAAGTATCGCAAC
Coding sequences:
- the nifJ gene encoding pyruvate:ferredoxin (flavodoxin) oxidoreductase; this encodes MSKMKTMSGNEAAAHASYAFSEVATIFPITPSSDMAELVDEWAAYGRKNIFGQPMKVVEMQSEGGAAGAFHGSLQAGVLTTTYTASQGLLLMIPNMYKVSGEQLPGVFHVSARALAAHALSIFGDHQDVMSVRMTGFAMLSSGSVQEAMDLAYIAHLSAIKARVPFLHFFDGFRTSHEISKINVPEYEEVGTLLDWEALKQFRDNALNPEHPCLRGTAQNPDIYFQAREASNRFYQAVPGIVEEYMQKYKDLTGREYKLFQYYGAPDAERVIIVMGSVGDTISETIDYLAAKGEKVGVLRVRLFRPFSAEHFIAALPKTVKKIAVLERTKEPGSLGEPLYLDVADVFSKQTEKPVIVGGRYGLGSKDTTPSQILAVFENLKAESPKHGFTIGIIDDVTFTSLEEKQFIDTTPEGTISCQFWGLGADGTVGANKQAIKIIGDFTNLYAQAYFAYDSKKSGGTTVSHLRFGKTPIKAPYLVNTANYIACHNQSYVDKYHLLKGLKPGGTFVLNCQWPVEELDEKLPDALKKAIADKNAKFYIIDAGKIAREIGLGSRINMIMQSAFFKLAKVIPLEDALQYLKDSVIKAYGKKGQEIVDMNNKAIDAGCDALVKVEVPASWAEADAKKGIFLGNDNDPTFIKDVARVMAAQEGDKLPVSAFLGREDGTFPLGTSAYEKRGIGTAIPEWIKENCTQCNQCSYVCPHSAIRPFLMDEQEAAQAPEAFAAVKAAGKDLAGLQYRIQVSPLDCTGCGNCADICPAKEKALVMKEVEEMTAIQAPLWEYAVTLSDKENKISNKYSVKNSQFIKPLLEFSGACPGCGETAYVKLLTQLFGDRMMVANATGCTSIWGGSAPSIPYTTNKEGKGPTWANSLFEDNAEYGYGMYLGVQQMRSRMADEMKQALSLDIPAEMKAAFQEWIENMNNGDTSKAAAKKVLAAFASVDVKSNELLQKIWEKKDHLVKKSQWIIGGDGWAYDIGYGGLDHVLASGDDVNILVLDTEVYSNTGGQASKATPRAAIAKFAAAGKKIRKKDLGMMAMSYGYVYVAQVALGSNMTQTLKAIQEAEAYKGPSLVIAYAPCINHGIRSGMATSVTQAKKAVEAGYWHLYRYNPDLFEKGEKPFTLDSKEPSASFRDFIMSEVRYSSLLRTFPDTAEDLFKGAEKFAGERYKSYKRLNDQDWN
- a CDS encoding amino acid decarboxylase encodes the protein MDSLKKGLDDYCGQRMVSFHTPGHKGSKELLSGMMFPDYDLTELPELDMLHHPHGIIAEAQKRAAEAYGSEETFFLINGGTAGNQAMFAALMAGILRTDRKVRIDRRAHRSVFGALIVSGISPEYIAPIIHPDFHLALGMNAAEYSGNLAGIGALHLTSPSYYGTVTDLKTIIKQRDRNAPLIPILVDQAHGSHLQGGLFPAGAVAEGADLVLHSSHKTLAALTQAGMLHVQGSRVNRTALKKSLEFLQTSSPSYLLMASLETALEGLTQTQIWQDLYVEVCLLHQKLEESFRILTGKDSGKYGIYDVDWSKILINVSGLGLTAFEAVDFLRKVFQIEPELWDKENILFMLGVGSRPEDVRHLTRALEYLVDKYRPPAGQQKERRTDQSLNSAGSDVALLIPPMHLTPREAWLAAKRSVKLKDALGLISAETISIYPPGIPIIAAGEEITSFVLEYLDRARGYNWQGWDGLERGEILAVNI